In Mesotoga sp. BH458_6_3_2_1, the following are encoded in one genomic region:
- a CDS encoding ABC transporter permease subunit, whose protein sequence is MFESIGKLIEKAGWPRVIIALFLLSMFVIAPFVNISIGTSISDTIVRFAMNSVLVLSLVPMVQSGCGLNFGMQLGVIAGLIGAVTSIELGVTGLAGFLTAIGIAIPFAAILGFFYGLLLNRVKGDEMVVATYVGFSSVAFMSMMWLLLPYKSPNMIWGYGGSGLRTTISVEGYWLGVLNNFLSVRIGNFFLPTGTILFFALIALLVWSFFKTKLGTAMTAAGSNPIYAKAAGVNVDRMRILSVVISTIIAAVGILVYEQSFGFIQLYMAPLLMAFPAVAALLLGGASVSKASMGNVIVGAFLFQGILTMTPSVMNNLIKSDMSEVIRIIVSNGMIVYALTRRMKVRK, encoded by the coding sequence GTGTTTGAGAGTATTGGAAAGCTCATTGAAAAGGCCGGCTGGCCCAGAGTAATAATTGCTCTCTTCCTGCTTTCTATGTTCGTGATAGCTCCTTTTGTCAACATAAGCATCGGGACATCTATCAGCGATACAATCGTCAGATTTGCTATGAACTCTGTCCTTGTTCTTTCGCTAGTTCCAATGGTACAGTCCGGTTGTGGATTGAACTTTGGAATGCAGCTTGGTGTTATTGCTGGATTGATTGGAGCCGTAACCAGTATTGAACTCGGAGTTACTGGCCTTGCGGGATTTCTAACGGCAATAGGAATAGCCATTCCCTTCGCGGCGATACTCGGTTTCTTCTACGGTCTACTCCTGAACAGAGTAAAGGGCGACGAAATGGTAGTTGCAACTTATGTAGGCTTCTCTTCTGTCGCTTTTATGAGCATGATGTGGCTTCTCTTGCCATACAAAAGCCCAAACATGATTTGGGGATATGGCGGTTCGGGGCTGAGGACAACTATCAGCGTTGAAGGATACTGGCTGGGGGTCCTCAATAACTTCCTTAGCGTTCGAATAGGGAATTTCTTTCTCCCGACAGGAACGATCCTTTTCTTCGCTCTGATTGCGCTGCTCGTCTGGTCATTTTTCAAGACAAAACTTGGAACTGCAATGACAGCAGCCGGATCGAACCCTATCTACGCAAAGGCTGCCGGTGTAAATGTTGATAGGATGAGAATCCTCTCAGTTGTGATCTCAACGATAATTGCTGCGGTTGGAATTTTAGTTTATGAGCAGAGTTTTGGATTCATCCAACTTTACATGGCCCCTCTTCTAATGGCATTTCCGGCTGTAGCAGCCCTTTTGCTCGGAGGCGCCTCAGTCTCTAAAGCGTCAATGGGAAATGTAATTGTGGGAGCGTTTCTTTTTCAGGGAATTCTGACAATGACTCCTTCCGTTATGAACAACTTGATTAAGAGTGACATGTCCGAGGTAATAAGAATAATCGTCTCCAACGGTATGATCGTATACGCTTTGACGAGAAGAATGAAGGTGAGAAAATGA